A stretch of Cryptococcus neoformans var. neoformans JEC21 chromosome 10 sequence DNA encodes these proteins:
- a CDS encoding ER to Golgi transport-related protein, putative, whose protein sequence is MVAHMSLDSVEEVIEGTGALYLKGVDRHNEWTVSAFIPTGVKFILLHDVKNDDGIRLFFIDLWEAYVKILLNPFFTTNTPIKSPAFEARVKSIAKRHL, encoded by the exons ATGGTCGCCCACATGAGCCTCGACAGCGTGGAGGAGGTCATCGAGGGCACAGGCGCGCT GTATCTGAAGGGCGTCGACCGGCACAACGAGTGGACCGTGTCCGCATTCATACCCACGGGAG TCAAGTTCATTCTCCTGCACGACGTCAAGAACGACGACGGGATCCGGCTGTTCTTCATCGACCTCTGGGAGGCATACGTCAAG ATACTGCTAAACCCATTCTTTACCACCAACACGCCGATAAAAAGCCCGGCGTTCGAAGCCAGGGTGAAGAGCATCGCCAAGCGGCACTTGTAG
- a CDS encoding protein-vacuolar targeting-related protein, putative → MSQGLTRRRAGASPAVGASSSAQLESPTFPSGSTVPRPGSSVEGAASGAYEGRAKIAYDPRDFENSDEKESVPRLTLMEEVLLLGLKDKAGYLSFWNDNISYALRGCILIELALRGRIAMVRDPARRRLALSDRLIEVIDDRQTGETILDEALKMMKSSEKYGAGAWVDLMSGETWNVMKIGYQLKQVRERLAKGLVDKGVLRTEKRNFLLFDMATHPIADMNAKDDVMRRVLSLLTARTAAVPPQALHKQAVKYRHMRAVVLVCAAYASSVLENALQRLSYDSREAAFARCDDILAEFCTWPFGQTTASSSGPVAIGSASARRREGGSGGAGKESVQELVREVRKEMASTTSGAGAGGGQEDQEELCFEVIATVLEIFGRMDSLL, encoded by the exons ATGTCTCAAGGTCTCACACGTAGGCGGGCTGGAGCTTCTCCAGCAGTAGgagcatcttcttccgctcaGCTTGAGTCTCCCACTTTCCCATCGGGGTCGACAGTCCCCCGACCGGGCTCATCAGTCGAGGGCGCTGCTTCGGGCGCGTACGAAGGCAGAGCAAAAATAGCATATGACCCCAGAGATTTCGAGAACagtgatgagaaggaaTCGGTTCCAAGGTTAACCTTGATGGAGGAAGTATTATTGTTGGGGCTGAAAGACAAGGCG GGTTATCTATCATTTTGGAACGACAACATATCGTATGCTCTTCGAGGTTGTATCCTCATTGAGCTTGCTTTGCGCGGGCGTATTGCAATGGTCAGGGACCCAGCACGTCGGAGATTAGCTTTATCCGACAGGCTGATTGAGGTGATTGATGATCGACAAACGGGAGAGACCATTTTGGACGAAGCACTGAAAATGATGAAGTCGAGTGAGAAGTATGGCGCGGGAGCCTGGGTCGATCTTATGAGTG GTGAAACATGGAATGTCATGAAAATTGGCTATCAACTCAAACAGGTCCGAGAACGCCTTGCCAAAGGCTTGGTGGACAAGGGTGTCCTTCGGACTGAGAAACGCAACTTTTTACTGTTTGATATGGCCACTCACCCCATTGCCGATATGAACGCGAAGGACGATGTGATGCGAAGGGTGCTCTCGCTTTTGACTGCGCGCACTGCGGCGGTCCCACCGCAGGCATTGCACAAACAAGCCGTCAAGTATAGGCATATGCGGGCAGTTGTGCTAGTCTGTGCTG CCTACGCGTCAAGTGTACTTGAAAATGCTCTCCAGCGTCTGTCCTATGACTCACGCGAAGCCGCCTTTGCTCGTTGCGATGACATCCTCGCGGAATTCTGTACTTGGCCCTTCGGTCAAACGACTGCCTCATCTTCTGGTCCCGTTGCAATCGGTTCTGCTAGCGCTCGTCGGCGGGAAGGTGGCTCTGGTGGGGCAGGCAAGGAAAGCGTGCAGGAGCTTGTGAGAgaggtgaggaaggaaatggccTCGACAACGAGCGGTGCGGGAGCCGGGGGtgggcaagaagatcaGGAAGAGTTATGTTTCGAGGTGATTGCGACGGTTTTGGAGATCTTTGGGCGTATGGATAGCTTG CTTTAA
- a CDS encoding viral life cycle-related protein, putative: MTIRGLDNYLKERKLVQSCPISTLANTRLGIDATHYLNHLLTDPNSREPLVAATGGLPLAIISKIENDLRALERHAIKPVFVFPGLPLASRPSPKGSDIKAERENQIKNEAWALYDEGQAYAAVDKLVQFNNGNFVDQRDLLRSIMRLFRHRYVEFVVAPYLGIAQLAYLLQHPKGYIHAIYSSSECLMWPVERVITSSDWSNNFQFVEKVRVLNDLNLTSEQFLDFGILAGSSLSRTIPLPQSEFSIKNIADLVRHHKSGISVCQNVRQEPPYKAQFYTESFWKARLAVKFSLVLTTEGACVPLPTVITPQQQAFTVQDVPGDLEEIFSPRIPDELYFHICRGLVSAQVVGWLTSGMIIEQQPLLETGEYRRFIKDVITEGPTSPRCTTIALLADMLHPDWSKRRINVHYYFDPPYAPVRGAFVPFTDALTQSLIGRCSDWMVPMINLEMELRRQNSSTIDLKLCIGALASEELVHRTFKPKGDRVLDKKDEVVANSLWRFLEVRGFVQQNHAHSLIGKALYAAYTVSRVNDRFQEPIYLILELLRAGVLHGGKWGGPEAAPLLGGPSFGDEDEQNSVRLIMRCISILPLVSRNQQWVGPLSQELLAFNAFVRGLSKSLRQLFEAVSVHLLLSGDGRRNRDDYSDIMLSLPFQTDVNTGFGILAKSYLDATSYHNQLEPITEEMIGTERAETAKRQAILFIEENFSSVKAPVQELERGFRFWDAVMVAIRCLAEEQGPNPKLAQTVVGRDVIEQFERADKWLKPMRP, from the exons ATGACTATCCGAGGCTTAGACA ACTATCTCAAAGAGAGGAAGCTCGTACAGAGCTGTCCAATCTCCACGCTTGCCAACACACGACTTGGTATTGACGCTACCCATTATCTCAACCACCTCTTGACCGATCCCAACTCTCGTGAACCTTTAGTTGCTGCAACTGGaggtcttcctcttgcaaTTATCTCCAAGATCGAGAATGATTTGCGTGCTCTCGAGCGCCATGCAATCAAGCCCGTCTTCGTATTTCCCGGTCTCCCACTTGCTTCTCGACCTTCTCCTAAAGGTTCCGATATCAAGGCTGAGCGAGAGAACCAGATTAAAAACGAGGCATGGGCACTTTATGATGAAGGGCAAGCGTACGCAGCTGTTGATAAGCTCGTCCAGTTCAACAATGGTAACTTTGTTGACCAGAGGGATCTCCTGAGATCCATTATGAGGTTGTTCAGACATCGTTACGTGGAGTTCGTGGTTGCGCCATACTTGGGGATTGCACAG CTTGCCTATCTATTGCAACATCCCAAAGGATATATCCATGCGATCTACTCCTCTAGCGAGTGCCTCATGTGGCCAGTCGAGAGGGTGATCACATCGAGCGATTGGAGCAACAACTTTCAATTTGTTGAGAAAGTTCGAGTCCTCAACGATCTGAACTTGACAAGTGAACAATTCCTCGATTTCGGTATCCTTGCCGGCTCCTCACTGTCTCGCACCATCCCTCTTCCGCAAAGCGAATTTTCGATCAAGAATATTGCCGATCTCGTGCGTCATCACAAGTCTGGTATCTCTGTCTGTCAAAACGTCCGTCAAGAACCTCCTTACAAGGCACAATTTTACACCGAGTCCTTTTGGAAAGCACGCTTGGCTGTCAAATTCTCTCTTGTCCTCACCACCGAAGGAGCATGCGTGCCTCTGCCCACCGTTATCACCCCTCAACAGCAAGCTTTCACTGTGCAGGATGTCCCTGGTGATCTCGAAGAAATTTTTTCCCCCCGAATCCCGGACGAGCTTTATTTCCACATCTGTCGAGGCCTCGTCTCCGCTCAAGTCGTCGGATGGTTAACAAGTGGTATGATTATTGAGCAACAACCTCTTTTGGAAACTGGCGAATATCGCCGATTCATCAAAGATGTCATCACCGAGGGTCCCACTTCGCCTCGATGCACAACCATTGCTCTTTTAGCGGATATGCTTCATCCTGATTGGTCCAAGAGACGTATT AACGTTCACTACTACTTTGACCCTCCCTACGCTCCTGTCCGTGGAGCTTTTGTCCCATTCACCGATGCCCTTACACAATCGCTCATCGGACGGTGCTCTGATTGGATGGTCCCTATGATCAACCTTGAGATGGAGCTCAGACGGCAAAAC TCCTCCACCATTGACCTCAAGCTTTGCATTGGCGCTTTAGCTTCTGAAGAGCTTGTGCACCGGACTTTCAAGCCAAAGGGAGACCGTGTGCTTGATAAGAAAGACGAGGTGGTTGCTAATTCGCTCTGGAGATTCTTGGAAGTGCGAGG TTTTGTTCAACAAAACCACGCTCATTCCCTCATTGGAAAGGCTTTGTATGCTGCTTACACGGTATCACGTGTCAATGACCGCTTCCAGGAACCTATCTATCTTATCCTTGAGCTTTTACGTGCTGGCGTATTGCATGGCGGAAAGTGGGGTGGACCAGAGGCGGCGCCTCTTCTGGGCGGACCAAGTTTTggcgatgaagacgagCAGAACAGCGTCAGACTCATCATGCGGTGCATCAGCATTTTGCCCTTGGTGTCAAGG AATCAACAATGGGTGGGTCCTTTGTCCCAAGAACTTTTGGCTTTCAACGCATTTGTTCGCGGTCTTTCAAAATCTCTTCGTCAACTATTTGAAGCTGTCAGTGTACACTTGTTGCTCTCAGGCGATGGCAGGCGCAATCGAGATGACTACAGTGATATCATGCTCA GTTTGCCATTCCAAACCGACGTGAACACTGGTTTTGGTATTCTTGCCAAGAGTTACCTCGATGCCACATCTTACCACAACCAGCTTGAGCCTATCACGGAGGAGATGATAGGAACCGAAAGGGCTGAAACAGCCAAACGTCAAGCTATTTTGTTTATTGAAGAGAATTTTTCAAGTGTTAAAGCTCCCGTACAAGAACTCGAACGTGGCTTCAGGTTCTGGGATGCG GTAATGGTAGCTATTCGCTGTTTAGCCGAGGAGCAAGGGCCCAATCCTAAGCTGGCGCAAACTGTCGTCGGGAGGGACGTTATTGAGCAGTTTGAGAGGGCTGACAAGTGGTTGAAGCCCATGCGGCCATGA
- a CDS encoding hydrogen-transporting ATPase, putative: MAFLPRLLISSTSLATVVGLYLLFTGQGEAFNVGNFLAESSPYAWALVGVGLCIGLSVSGAAWGIFVTGASILGGGVRAPRIRTKNLISIIFCEVVAIYGVIMAIVFSSKINGDVPNIYTANNYYTGFALFWGGLAVGVCNLLCGVSVGITGSTAAVADAADPQLFVKILIVEIFGSVLGLFGLIVGLLISGKAEEFA, encoded by the exons ATGGCTTTCCTCCCACGTCTCCTCATATCGTCCACCTCGCTCGCCACAGTCGTCGGCCTctatctcctcttcacag GGCAAGGCGAGGCGTTCAATGTCGGCAACTTTCTCGCAGAGTCGTCGCCGTATGCGTGGGCGCTTGTCGGCGTGGGGCTGTGTATCGGTCTGAGCGTATCTGGCGCCGCATG GGGTATCTTTGTGACGGGTGCGTCCATCTTGGGCGGCGGTGTGCGAGCACCAAGGATCAGGACCAAGAACTTGATTTC catcatcttctgcGAGGTTGTCGCCATCTATG GTGTGATCATGGCGATTGTATTCTCATCCAAAATCAATGGAGACGTTCCGAATATCTATACAGCCAACAACTATTACACCG GCTTTGCGCTCTTCTGGGGCGGTCTCGCTGTGGGAGTGTGCAACCTTCTCTGTGGCGTGTCGGTGGGTATCACCGGGTCGACTGCTGCGGTAGCGGACGCGGCGGATCCTCAGCTGTTTGTCAAGATTCTTATTGTCGAG ATCTTTGGGTCTGTTCTTGGTTTGTTCGGGCTTATTG TTGgcctcctcatc TCCGGCAAGGCCGAAGAGTTTGCGTAA
- a CDS encoding cytokinesis protein sepa (fh1/2 protein), putative — MASIFGKKHRTSASSAPHAGPGLAASVPYSQLASGPPPVAGPSGSRSDASRLVSAPSTNPTLTDDGTPGRVSRTPTSNTPTTPRRRTEGSERERHGEGSRRSNASYATDTGRSPSHEYQEMLWRATSESGHHTPIYEAMTSSKSSAFTSPHPARTPGTPSHEFGMRPHPYVAGYGKNPETSSIRSMSSVNSTYDPNNPMSDTGRYPKFETQTVPGANGKSTPTQSTTSLPLPSPLPNRSGEYARPPDHEIEFWYQQILQKTDLDPSRSYMSSPNPSLSRASVSSLGSNSAARSAANLPMDSKWTIVQQYWKSREQQQKHHEAPKALGRKTARGGKGSVEYFLSHALSRTLTPAILFSLEISLRTETLDWIQNFMDHQGQAALVNCLTPLTYTEGSCPPPTDIDEGLMHCLSRSIGKHRIGCADALAKPLMIEKIIPFLTCPNINCRLWAAQILTVLCQVTDPATGDKPGLQIVYSAFAHMQKKVNENVTDLKAKVGRFNLWLSQLAEVLARQGLMGSNVRAHAQVKGLDVIEYCRTMVLLIVSLPTSNDRKTRSSIRNQLDLAVLPIIIQNLRQLHDPEINMQLDIYEENERNDRANMVDQERGTLLKSLKTPEQIIPLLLERTKGSQSSRYLIDILRHFLLIDSDGDEQARYFQLLDELISTIVMGSSPDLHYEFRDAFGKSIAHLFGKLVEHHRVDEAMAEVKELRVVNQRLLIEKQELDEEISAGNDGLVGKLKAQVADLEQRLNRSRVAMEAAVDEKKGMRRDNEQRMRELRLYLQMLYSIILAAGIDIADALESLGFRNAEEMESLLSELGGMEHDEKMWGAEKRKARQFALDKLQNKKVLDGKGSVDVESDGGVDDDGGEEDEAAQVMEAEKIALGGNARGQRKSVRKKPPKVVRPRELRALSQSQFEDAEGEQEQLNVDNRVKEGYDSVSPIRAHFHQSKRRGATPHQQRLGDGLAPPVGEKSVFRSIKKPPPFAPRFVPELSSRPINRSTSAPAQLVDLDLPQLGQDEEEEEGTDRMAKKRESLGAELLARGKGGRQGMGADEGESELSTVMEGEEGKLSSQRESVTEAPKGETTPLPHPPPPPPPPPPPPPPPPPPPPGAIGLTAPPPPPPPPPPPPPLTTLHHPSGPSGAHDLSGVLAGIKGGVSLKKTLGPSIPPPPPPPALPPPSIHTPARAPLGSVSSLLYGANDSRKDVGMIASKKMKQLQWEKVSKAQLGKTVWSKNEEARLEEEVAEKLKMFNVWDKIEDQFKAKEVMYDAIKKRKEQEIISVLAPDHRKRIEILMSGPFTKGFKEDPEGLANAIGDFNADLCVEAFLNELQSVLPSDDDRGKLLTHSADDPKEFSKLHIADRLMVRLIQLPHLNERVKGMLYRVRFPQNIELLEKSLTLLIEACDALMNAKQFQALLSIILTMGNYINGTNYAGGAFGFKITSINRLVDTKSGGGQNLLHFLESTVSTHFKSVEPFLAELEIPSAAARVNYSDLQSTSKQMLDDIYRISESLTTQFDTDKSSYTRQMNAFVSSAAERVRNVRDGIIAADMKLKEVQTFYGEGDGAGVGRGMQSQDFFGIFRTFTSSYKFCQAQNRARAEEQAALEDRARRRAERKAMGITPQPTGMSSVSSQGDFEDVITKLRTQGTPRIPRERPKRAAAPPASPLSESIDFSALLSGMGMDMDAGDGEGVAGEGGGAGGEGDYEALMAQRLLSTTFKSSFESLWGGTEVAEEKEESKGNVKEEEQGEKESENAEKGEEDEDEVRCSATGSLVEELDIT; from the exons ATGGCCTCCATCTTTGGCAAGAAACACAGGACCTCTGCATCGTCCGCCCCGCACGCCGGCCCCGGCCTCGCAGCCTCCGTCCCGTACAGCCAGCTCGCCTCGGGCCCGCCGCCCGTCGCTGGGCCCTCGGGCAGCAGGAGCGACGCGTCCAGGCTGGTCAGCGCGCCGTCCACGAATCCGACGCTGACAGACGACGGCACGCCGGGACGGGTGTCAAGGACGCCGACGTCCAACACGCCGACCACACCGCGCCGGCGGACAGAGGGCAGCGAGCGGGAACGGCACGGCGAAGGGTCGCGACGGTCGAACGCGAGCTATGCGACGGATACAGGCCGGAGCCCGTCGCACGAGTACCAGGAGATGCTCTGGCGGGCGACGTCAGAGTCCGGTCACCATACGCCCATTTACGAAGCCATGACCAGCAGCAAGAGCTCCGCGTTCACGTCGCCCCACCCTGCGCGGACACCGGGCACACCGTCACACGAGTTTGGAATGCGGCCGCATCCATACGTCGCCGGGTACGGCAAGAATCCAGAGACGTCGTCGATACGGAGCATGTCCTCGGTGAACAGCACGTATGATCCCAACAACCCCATGAGCGACACGGGCCGGTACCCCAAATTCGAGACACAGACCGTCCCCGGCGCGAACGGGAAAAGCACGCCGACCCAGTCGACAACCTCTCTCCCGCTTCCTTCCCCCTTGCCGAACAGGAGCGGCGAGTACGCGCGGCCACCGGACCACGAAATCGAGTTTTGGTACCAACAGATCCTCCAAAAGACCGATCTCGACCCTTCACGCTCATACATGTCGTCGCCCAACCCTTCATTATCCAGAGCATCCGTATCGTCACTCGGCTCCAACTCTGCAGCGAGGTCAGCTGCGAATCTACCCATGGACTCGAAATGGACGATTGTGCAGCAGTACTGGAAGTCGagagagcagcagcaaaagCATCACGAGGCGCCAAAGGCCTTGGGGAGAAAGACGGCCAGAGGCGGGAAGGGATCGGTCGAGTATTTCCTGAGCCACGCCTTGTCGAGAACGTTGACGCCGGCGATATTGTTCTCGTTGGAGATCAGTCTGCGGACAGAGACATTAGA CTGGATACAAAACTTTATGGATCATCAGGGTCAAGCAGCTCTGGTCAATTGTCTCACGCCCTTGACATATACCGAAGGAAGTTGTCCTCCGCCTACAGACATCGACGAAGGTCTGATGCACTGTCTCAGTCGATCTATCGGGAAACACAGA ATTGGATGTGCGGATGCCCTCGCCAAACCTCTGATGATTGAAAAaatcatccccttcttgaCATGCCCCAACATAAACTGCCGCTTATGGGCCGCTCAAATCCTCACCGTCCTCTGCCAAGTGACAGACCCCGCCACGGGCGATAAACCAGGCTTACAGATCGTCTACTCGGCCTTTGCACACATGCAGAAAAAAGTGAATGAAAACGTGACTGATCTGAAAGCCAAAGTCGGCAGGTTCAATCTCTGGTTATCCCAGCTGGCAGAAGTACTCGCCCGCCAGGGCTTGATGGGCAGCAACGTCCGCGCACACGCGCAGGTCAAGGGGCTGGATGTGATCGAGTACTGTCGGACGATGgtcctcctcatcgtctCCCTCCCCACGTCCAACGACCGCAAAACCCGATCCTCGATCCGAAACCAACTCGACCTCGCCGTGCTGCcgatcatcatccaaaacCTCAGACAGCTGCACGATCCCGAGATCAACATGCAGCTCGACATTTACGAGGAAAACGAGCGGAACGATCGGGCAAACATGGTTGATCAAGAGCGCGGGACGTTGCTCAAGAGTTTAAAGACACCCGAACAGATTATCCCGCTGCTGCTCGAGAGAACAAAGGGGTCGCAGTCCAGTCGGTACCTCATCGATATACTACGGCATTTCCTGCTCATCGATTCAGACGGGGATGAGCAGGCACGTTATTTCCAGCTTCTCGACGAGCTGATCTCGACCATCGTCATGGGCTCATCGCCCGATTTACACTATGAATTCCGTGATGCGTTTGGCAAGTCCATCGCACACCTCTTCGGCAAGCTGGTGGAGCATCATCGGGTGGATGAAGCCATGGCGGAAGTCAAAGAGCTTCGCGTGGTGAACCAGAGACTGTTGATCGAAAAACAAGAGCTAGACGAAGAAATCTCAGCTGGGAATGATGGGCTTGTCGGAAAGCTAAAGGCCCAGGTGGCGGACCTTGAGCAGAGGTTGAACAGGTCACGCGTGGCGATGGAAGCGGCGGtggatgaaaaaaaagggatgCGTCGCGATAACGAGCAGCGCATGCGCGAGTTGCGACTCTACCTCCAGATGCTGTACAGTATCATCCTCGCCGCAGGGATCGATATCGCCGACGCGCTGGAAAGCTTGGGATTCCGCAATGccgaagagatggagagttTGTTGAGTGAATTAGGGGGGATGGAGCATGATGAAAAGATGTGGGGGGctgaaaagagaaaggcgAGGCAGTTTGCGTTGGATAAGCTCCAGAATAAAAAGGTGTTGGACGGGAAAGGGTCAGTGGATGTAGAGTCGGATGGTGGTGTTGACGAcgatggtggggaagaagacgaagcaGCTCAAGTGATGGAAGCTGAAAAGATTGCTCTCGGCGGAAACGCAAGAGGTCAGAGAAAGTCGGTGAGAAAGAAACCTCCCAAGGTGGTGAGGCCGAGAGAACTCCGAGCCCTTTCCCAGTCGCAATTCGAAGATGCAGAAGGCGAGCAAGAACAGCTCAATGTAGACAACAGGGTCAAAGAAGGGTACGATTCAGTCTCACCCATCAGGGCACACTTCCATCagtcaaagagaagaggagcaacGCCACACCAGCAGCGTTTGGGAGATGGACTCGCGCCGCCTGTGGGAGAGAAATCGGTGTTTAGGAGTATCAAAAAGCCGCCACCGTTTGCACCGAGGTTTGTGCCAGAATTATCGTCCAGACCGATCAACCGAAGCACCTCGGCGCCTGCTCAGCTCGTTGACCTTGACTTGCCCCAGCTTGGtcaagatgaggaggaagaagaaggtacAGATAGGATGGCTaaaaagagggagagtcTTGGAGCCGAGTTGCTCGCACGAGGTAAGGGTGGTAGACAAGGGATGGGTGCAGATGAGGGTGAATCAGAGTTGTCAACGGTCatggaaggggaggaaggaaaattATCTAGTCAAAGAGAGAGTGTCACAGAAGCGCCCAAAGGCGAAACAAcacctcttccacatccaccaccaccaccgccaccaccaccaccgccgccgccgccgccccctcccccaccGCCAGGCGCCATCGGCCTTAccgcacctccaccacccccaCCCCCACCCCCGCCCCCACCACCGCTCACCACACTTCACCATCCATCTGGACCATCCGGCGCACACGACCTGTCCGGCGTCCTCGCAGGCATCAAGGGCGGCGTCTCCCTCAAAAAGACTTTAGgcccttccatccctccccctccgcctcccCCCGCCCTCCCCCCGCCTTCCATCCATACCCCCGCCCGGGCCCCACTCGGATCAGTGTCTTCCCTGTTGTATGGCGCGAATGATTCTAGGAAGGATGTGGGTATGATTGCgtccaagaagatgaagcagcTTCAATGGGAAAAAGTCAGTAAAGCCCAGTTGGGCAAGACTGTCTGGAGCAAGAATGAGGAGGCGAggttggaggaagaggtggcggaaaagttgaagatgTTTAATGTCTGGGACAAGATTGAGGATCAGTTCAAGGCTAAAGAGGTCATGTATGATGCGATCA aaaagagaaaagagcaGGAAATCATCAGTGTTCTCGCTCCAGATCATCGAAAGCGTATCG AAATTCTCATGTCTGGACCGTTCACAAAAGGCTTCAAAGAAGACCCCGAAGGATTGGCTAACGCTATTGGCGATTTCAATGCCGATCTTTGTGTGGAAGCATTTTTGAATGAATTGCAAAGCGTCCTTCCTAGCGATGACGAC CGTGGTAAACTCCTGACACACTCTGCAGACGATCCCAAGGAATTCTCCAAACTCCACATTGCCGACAGGCTGATGGTCCGTCTCATCCAACTACCTCATTTGAACGAACGTGTCAAGGGGATGTTGTATAGGGTTAGGTTCCCGCAGAATATCGAGTTGCTTGAAAAG AGTCTCACGCTCTTGATTGAAGCTTGTGATGCACTGATGAACGCCAAGCAGTTCCAGGCGCTGTTATCGATCATTCTTACGATGGGTAACTATATCAACGGCACGAACTATGCCGGTGGGGCTTTTGGTTTCAAGATTACAAGTATCAACCGG CTGGTCGATACCAAATCTGGTGGCGGTCAAAACTTGTTGCACTTTTTGGAAAGTACCGTGTCTACTCATTTCAAGTCGGTTGAGCCGTTCTTGGCTGAACTTGAGATTCCGTCTGCTGCCGCCCGTG TCAACTATTCCGACCTCCAATCAACATCTAAACAAATGCTGGACGACATTTACCGTATCTCGGAATCGCTCACTACCCAATTTGACACGGATAAATCTTCTTACACTCGGCAGATGAACGCTTTCGTCTCTTCCGCTGCTGAACGCGTGAGGAATGTGAGGGATGGGATTATAGCGGCGGACATGAAGTTGAAAGAGGTACAGACGTTTTATGGGGAAGGGGACGGGGCTGGGGTTGGGAGGGGGATGCAAAGTCAGGATTTCTTTGGGATCTTTAGGACTTTTACGTCTTCCTACAAG TTTTGCCAAGCTCAAAATCGGGCCAGGGCAGAGGAACAGGCGGCACTGGAAGACCGGGCGCGACGTCGCGCGGAACGCAAAGCGATGGGAATCACTCCCCAGCCTACAGGCATGTCGAGCGTCTCGTCGCAGGGCGATTTCGAAGATGTCATTACCAAGTTGCGTACGCAGGGTACACCGCGTATCCCACGAGAACGACCGAAAAGGGCGGCTGCACCGCCTGCGAGTCCGTTGTCTGAATCGATTGATTTTTCGGCGTTGCTCAgtgggatggggatggacATGGACGCgggggatggggaaggagtagcgggtgaaggagggggagcgggaggggaaggagattaTGAGGCGTTGATGGCGCAGAGGCTGTTGTCGACTACGTTCAAGTCGAGTTTTGAGAGCCTGTGGGGTGGTACAGAGGTggcagaggagaaggaagaaagtaAAGGGAAtgtgaaggaggaggaacaaggggaaaaggaaagtgAAAACGCGGaaaaaggtgaagaggacgaggatgaagtCCGGTGTAGTGCCACGGGTAGTTTGGTAGAGGAGTTGGATATTACATAG
- a CDS encoding expressed protein: MSAADPHLSSTHPLAASDPPKLEISHDSITFPKVHVKALIISGQSHVFSFGPETTVGRVKELIWSSWPKEWTDPAQPPSPNYLRLLYSGRILQDDSTLSSNNLPLTTSSDIPTVIHISVRSFSIKDDEAKKPSAIARSLSRRSHPATEEEVSGCRCVIM; this comes from the exons ATGAGCGCCGCAGACCCACATCTATCATCGACCCACCCTCTAGCTGCCTCCGACCCGCCGAAACTAGAAATATCTCACGACTCTATCACGTTTCCCAAG GTCCATGTCAAAGCGCTAATCATCTCCGGCCAAAGTCATGTATTCTCTTTCGGTCCCGAGACGACCGTGGGGCGTGTCAAGGAGCTGATATGGAGTTCGTGGCCTAAAG AATGGACAGACCCCGctcaacctccttcgcctAATTATCTGAGATTGCTTTATAGCGGTCGGATATTACAGGATGATTCTACTTTGAGCT CCAACAACCTGCCTCTGACAACCTCCTCTGATATTCCCACCGTCATCCACATTTCGGTCAGATCTTTCTCTATCAAAGACGATG AAGCAAAGAAACCTTCGGCGATTGCACGTTCTCTCAGTCGTCGGTCCCATCCGGCcacagaggaagaagtaaGCGGTTGTCGGTGTGTCATCATGTGA